TTCAAGGAAAAATCAGGCATCTTCCCTCAATTCCTGTCTTTCCCAGAGGGTATTTTTCTTTTAAAAGTCAGCACCTATTTGGCTTGGTTTTAGGTTGTGGTCTCACAAATCAACGTGGGTTTGATTGTAATTTTGAAGCACGTTTCTTTAATGAAAAAGCATTTACGCTAAGTGCAGATTTGAGTTTTTAATAGAAAGACTTTGCCTGCAGGATATTTTTTAAAGAAAATACTATTCAAAAATACTTTTGAGCGATATCATTTTTTCTTAAATCTCATGAGTGATCTCTTATCATTCATGAACTTCTCAGCAATAGAAATTTTTAACGGTGTTGCTTCTATTTTCTTTGAAATAAAGAAAGATTTCCTTTATAAAATCTTGAGATTGTTTTTAATTTTTTCTATTAATCAGTTGATCTTAGTGTTGGGTATTTTTGAGATCTTCTCTAGTAATTTCTTAAATATTTTGCCCCCGTATAAAAAATTAATCTGGAGCTAATAATGAAAGTAGATTTGAAACGCTGCTTATTCCTTTTAAGCACCGTATTTGTTGCTTCTTCTGCAATGGCAGCAACAATTGACGAAGCAGATGATCTTGATCAAAGAGACATTGGTGCATTGCGTGATTGGATTAATACAAAACGCCAAGTGACTATTAAAGAGTCAGGTGGATCTTTATCCATTAGTGGAGAGGTTCGTACAGAATTTCAACATACTCATGAAACTGCAAATGGTGTGAATCAAAGAGGACCTAATGGAGTAGTATTTGGTAGCGATGGTCTACCTATTCCCTCTAATGGTTTTGATATTGAAGTGAATTTGATGTTTGACTATCGAACAGATCGTTCATGGGCAGCCGTTAAGTTAGAATTCGACAACGAAGCAGGAATTATAAGCGGAACTTTAAATAAGCTAAAGTTAGAAAGAGCTATCTGGGGTTATCGTATTTTTGATCGAAGCAATTGGGGTTTAGATGTCGAGTTAGGACGCCGCCGTATGTCTTCTATGCTTGATTCAAAGGTAGAGTTTAACTCGTTTTTTGATGGTGTGTGTTTTAAGTATGGTCATAATATCGATCCCATTGGAAGCGCTTACTTACATGCAGGTATTTTTCTTGTTAATGAATGGAAAGAACAGTTTGGTTATGTAGGAGAAATTGGTCTTCTCAATCTTTTTAAAACCGGTTTTTATACCAAATATTCCGTTATTGATTGGGATACAAAGAAATTTACCGACTCTATTGATAAACAACGTTTTGATTTTATTGTTTCTCAATTAATTCTTGGGTATCGCTTTAATGCCTTTTGTTCGAAGAAACCAGTACAAATCTATTTAGCTGGTTTATACAATCACAAAGCACGAAAATTGCCGATTACAGATAATCAAAAAGCGAATTGGGGTGCTTACTTAGGGGTTTCCATGGGAGAGCTTAAGAAAAAAGGCGACTGGGCTTTTGATATTAATGGACAGCTTCTTGCTGCACAATGCGTACCTGATTTTGATGTATCGGGAATTGGTACAGGAAATGCATCTTCTATTGGATTTTATACTGTAAAACTAGATGGCAAAGGTGGTCTTAACACTATAAAGACAGCAGGCGGTAATGTAAATTATCAAGGATATCAAATAACCTTTGATTACTTATTTACCAATCAGATTGATATTCAGCTTAGCTGGATGCAGTCCATTAAGTTGAATAAGCATATCGGTCCCTATTGTCGTTTTAGGCAAGTAGAAGTAGAAGTAATCTACGGTTTTTAAATCTTTAAAAGCCCTGTTAACTGCAGGGCTTTTTTCTTCATCAAAAAAATCTTCCTATTTAATTTCGTTTCATCTTTCATTTGTGCTAAGATGAGTCTTTTCAAGTTTGAAGTGCACAGAAGAATTAAAAAAAGAATAGGCAGGCGATGAAAGAATCTCTATTGTGATTTTTAACAATCAAACACAAGGAGAGACCTTGCCTAAAGGCTACCATCACCTAACCTATGACCAAAGATGTCAGATTTATATTTTAAAAGCTAGAGGAGATACATCTAGCTCAATAGCAAACATTCTAAAAGTTCATCATAGCACTATTAGTAGGGAACTTAAGAGAAATAAAGGGCAACGAGGATACCGTCATCAGCAAGCTCAAGAAAAAGCATTTCTTAGAAAAAATTCTCAGCCCAATAAAAAAATGACTCCTCAAATAGTTACCCGTATTGAAGAAAAAATCAAGTTGCAATGGAGCCCTATACAAATATCCGGATGGCTTAAAAGACATGGTAAAGAACATGTTAGTCATGAGACCATCTATAATCATATCTGGAAAGATAAACGACAGGGAGGACAGCTTTATAGAGAGCTCCGTCATCGAGGGAAAAAATATAACAAGCAGAGAAAGGGAGCTTCTGGAAGAGGGAACATGCCTGGTCGTATAGATATTAAGCAACGGCCTTGTATTGTAGAAAAAAAGACTCGTTTAGGAGACTGGGAACTAGATACAGTCATAGGGGCAGGACATAAAGGCGTAATTGTATCAATGGTAGAAAGAACTTCCAAGCTAACTAAGCTCGCCAAAGTTTCTCATAAAACTGCAGAGGAAGTAAGTCAAGCGTTAATTGAACAACTTAAACCTATCAAAGATTTTGTACACACATTAACAGCAGACAACGGAAAAGAATTTGCCTATCACCAAATGGTTAGTTTCGAGCTAGAGACAGACTTCTACTTTGCAACGCCCTACCATTCTTGGGAAAGAGGCTTAAATGAGCATACAAACGGACTAGTTAGGCAATATTTTCCTAAAACACAAAGCTTTTTAGATACGACTTCCAAGGATATAGAAAGGGTGGAAACTTTACTAAATAACAGACCTAGAAAGGCTCTCAACTTCGAAACTCCACTAGAAGTGTTTACGAGATTATCTACAAACATGCTATGCTCGGGTGCACAATAGATGTTTTTTCAAGTATTTATATGTTCTTTTTTGTGCACTTCAAGGTTGAAAGGGCCATGAATAAAACTCTTTAAAAAGAAAAAATATGCATCAAGATCTATTTGAGGAATTCCCAAGGGTTTTTTATGATGGTAATTGTGGTTTATGTCATTTTTTTGTGCGCTTCACCCTTTTAAGGATGCAAACACCTTTCGTTTTTTCTCCCATAGAAGGAAAAACCTTTTGCCATCTTGTTCAGACTAAAAACATAAAAACTACACCAGATAGTATCATGGTGTATGAGAAGAAACAGGATAGAATCTATTTCAAAACAGAGGCGATCTTATATATTTTACACTCTTTAGGAAAAGGTTGGAAGTGTTTAGCGTATTTAATTCGTTGTATACCTCTTTGTATAACTAACGCTTTCTATGATTTTATTGCTAAAATAAGAGGCAAGATTTTCAAAAAGCCAAAAACGGCTTGTCCAGTTCTCCCAGAGAACTTAAGAAAATTTTTTAGAGAGTGAACCTTATTAAGCATATTAGACATGCCATAATTGCACACAAAGAAGGGGTTACTCCTTAAACGGAGTAGGTTAAACTCTCCAATATAAAGAGATTTTTTTAAAATCTCAAAACCGCTCATTAAAGAGCAAAAAAAATGAGGAGCAACGATCAGCATCTTGTGCATGATCACGGATAACTTTCTACCCACTGCTAAAGCGGCTTTCTTCATCCCTTTTTTTCGCATAATTTTTAATCCCCAAGCTTTCACTTTACTCCATTTCTTACTTCGTGTGAGCATTACCATTCCGGCCTCAACTAACAAAGACCTAAGTTCATTGGATCCACATTTCGAAATTCTTCCCTGTCTTTGCACCTCTCCAGAGGCATATTGTTTGGGAGTCATACCAAGATAAGCTCCTACTGATTTAGAAGCTTTGAAGCGGGCTGAATCAAAAATTTCTGTTTTAGCTGAATCAAAAATTTCTGTTTTATAGGTTAATGCTGTTACAGGTCCTATGCCAGGAATTGTCATAAGCTGCTTTACTTCTTTATCTTGACTGACTAGTTTAAGCATTTCTTTATCCAGTTTTTCTACTTGCTCGACTATTTTGTCAAAGGTGCTTAATAGAGATGTTATAATTAAGATAATCACTTCTTCCTGCTTTTCTATCTGTTTCATAACAGCAGAGGAAAATCTTTTTGCCCCTACAGCTCCCAATCGAATTCCATAACTTTTAAGTATAGTTATTTAAATCGAAATTGATACAACAGCTTGATCTAAGAGCCTGTTTAAAATCTTTTCAAAAGTAGAGCAATAAAAGCAAGAACCACCATATTCAGGCTTGTAGTAGTTTTCTTTCGCAATTTTCCATAGCCTGCGACATTTTTCTATCCACACAAAAGAACGCTCTACAACCCATCTTTTGGGAATAACTGTAAAAGTATGAAGTGTATTTCTTTTGGCTATTTCTACTATACATCCTAATATCTCCTGCACGCTCTTTGCAAATTTCTCTCCAGAATATCCTCCATCTGCTAAAACATTTTTTACACCAAACAAATGGTTTTTATGTAGTGAAAATGCTTCTATACACCCATTTCTGTCAGTGATATTAGCGGTGGTAATGTGAATCGCATGAGGAAGCCCTTGGGTATCGACTGCTATATGTCTTTTTATTCCTGATATTTTTTTCCCTGCATCATATCCTTATCTTCTCCGCTGTATCAGTATTTTTAACACTTTGAGCATCAATAATTACAAAGCTTATTTTTTCTTTCCGACCACTGCTTTTTCTGACCTCGCCAACCAATTTTTTTTAAAACTATTTCAAGAATACTCTTAGAATTTTTATCATCTTTTTTATTCCAAAGAGGGAAATAATAATAACATAATTCCCATTTAGGATATTCTATAGTTATTTAAAATTTTATTGATAAAGTTGTATATAGTGGTTCCGATTCAATCGTATAGAAAAATATTTTGTTTTGTGTTAAGCTATTGAGTATGAAAAAACTGATCCCTAGCCAGAGAGCTGACTTAGAACACAAGTTAAAGCATCCAAAAGACTATTCTGAACGGAATAGGCTTTGTGTAATTTTGGGCTATGATGAGGGTATCTCAACAAAAAATCTTGCTAAAACACTCCGGATAAGCCCTATCACTGTTCAGAAATACCTCAGAGAATATGATTCCGAAAATAAAACTGGAAGTAGCCCTCGAGGCGGTAGCAAATCAAAACTTTCACAAGACCAAAAAGAGTCTCTACTAAAACACCTACAGGAAAAGACCTATCTTAAAGTCAAAGGGATCATAGCTTATGTGCATGAGCAATATGGGATAAAATATTCCCGAAGTGGCATGACAGATTGGCTCATACAGCACGGATTTGTTTATAAACGTCCTAAAAAGATTCCTGGGAAATTAGATCCTGAAAAACAACGAATTTTCATAGAACAATATAGGGCTTTAAAGGAGACCTTAAACCCTGATGAAGAGATCTATTTCATAGATGCTGTGCATCCTGAACATCAGTCCCAAGCCGTATGTGGATGGATCAAAAAAGGCGTTCAAAAGACTTTGCAGACATCCGGGAAACAATTGCGATTGCATTTTGCTGGAGCTCTTTGCCTGACAGGAATGAAGATTTTTACAGAGGAATATAAGACAGTTGATGCCGATGCAATGCTCGATTTTTTCAAGAAGCTAGAAAAACAGACAGAGGCTCGAATTATTCATGTAATTTTGGATAATGCAAGATCAAACAAAAATAAGAAACTAGAAGAGTTACTGATTCCGCTCTGATCCAAATAGACCCTTTTTTCAGGAGAAATTGCTTCTATCTTTTTTAGATATTCCGCTCTTGCTTCCGCATTCCTTTCCTTATAAAACGCAATCTTTTTTTTCTTGTGATCTTGAGTCTTTTCAAAGCGTAAAAGATTGCTTGCAAAGTCAAACCAAAATGCTTTGCAATCTCTGATAAAAAATGATCGGGGTTTTTTTCTACATAAGCGATTAATCTCTGATCATCAATTTTCTTATAAGTGCTTTTCTTTTTTAGAGGTTCTACGTCTCCTCTTTGTTTCTTACGCTTTACCCATCGGTAGACAGTTGCAATCTCAACTTGAAATAGCTGGCTGGCCTTCATTTTGTCGTTATTTTCTTCTAGGTATTGAAGCACTCGTTTTCTTAGAGCCTGTTTAAAATCTTCTCATTAAGGTATTAATGATAGTTTTCATAAAACCGTTGGAGGTAGTTATGACCCGCTCTTATCCAAGCGATATTTCTCGTAAACAATTTAGCAAAATCCATCTAATACTTGAGTCTACACGCAAAAAAACACGTCCACGAAGAGTTGATCTATATGATATTTTTTGTGGAATTTTGTACATTTTAAAAAGTGGTTGCCAGTGGCGTATGCTACCCATAGAATATCCTAAATGGGAATTATGTTATTATTATTTCCATCTTTGGAATAAAAAAGATGATAAAAATTCTAAGAGTATTCTTGAAATAGTTTTAAAAAAAATTGGTTGGCGAGGTCAGAAAAAGCAGTGGTCGGAAAGAGAAAACAAGCTTTGTAATTATTGATGCTCAAAGTGTTAAAAATACTGATACAGCGGAGAAGAAAGGATATGATGCAGGGAAAAAAATATCAGGAATAAAAAGACATATAGCAGTCGATACCCAAGGGCTTCCTCATGCGATTCACATTACCACCGCTAATATCACTGACAGAAATGGGTGTATAGAAGCATTTTCACTACATAAAAATCATTTGTTCGGTGTAAAAAATGTTTTAGCAGATGGAGGATATTCTGGAGAAAAATTTGCAAAGAGTGTGCAGAAGATATTAGGATGTATAGTACAAATAGCCAAAAGAAATACACTTCATACTTTTACAGTTATTCCCAAAAGATGGGTTGTAGAGCGTTCTTTTGCGTGGATAGAAAAATGTCGCATGCTATGGAAAAATTGCGAAAGAAAACTACATACAAGCCTGAATATGGTGGTTCTTGCTTTTATTGCTCTACTTTTGAAAAGATTTTAAACAGGCTCTTAGATCCATTGAATAAGGTTTAGGCATTTCTCTACCTCCATATATTTTGTTGGAGAAAAATATACAACTTTATCAATAAAATTTTAAATAACTATAAGCCTCTCACTGTATTTTTTAACTGCGTTTGCTGATTGAGGAGAGTTCTTCTCGAACCTAATAAAATGCTTTTTTCTACAGACTCTTGTGGCTTAACAGTGTACTCTTGTATATAGATCTGATCGAAGTGCTTCTGCAATCCCTCGTGCATCATTTTTATCGGTCTTATTTATTTTTAGAGCAAGAATCGGTCTTAGTTTTCTTGCATCCATACAGATGGGATCTATAGCTCTTTCCCTAAATCCAGTGACCAGATAATGAGACAAGGATCCACTTTCAAAACCAACTAGGATTTCTTGAAAATCCCTTTTTGAAAAATAATCTGCTAGTAAATAAGGATCTGTTTTTTCTGAACCTTCATGGACAATCTTACCTTGTTCATTTAATACACAGATAAAAGTTCTTTTCATTGATACATCTAGTCCAATATAACACTTCATGGGTTGCTCCTCATTTTTTTTGCTCTTTAATGAGCGGTTTTGAGATTTTAAAAAAATCTCTTTATATTGGAGAGTTTAACCTACTCCGTTTAAGGAGTAACCCCTTCTTTGTGTGCAATTATGGCATGTCTAATGTTTGGACTACTGGGATATTGGATGAATTTCTTAATTCGGTAAGTATCTTTAAAACAGTAAATTTAATTCAAGATAGTTTCATGTATAGTCTTTTCAAGTTTGAAGTGCACAGAAGAATTAAAAAAAGAATAGGCAGGCGATGAAAGAATCTCTATTGTGATTTTTAACAATCAAACACAAGGAGAGACCTTGCCTAAAGGCTACCATCACCTAACCTATGACCAAAGATGTCAGATTTATATTTTAAAAGCTAGAGGAGATACATCTAGCTCAATAGCAAACATTCTAAAAGTTCATCATAGCACTATTAGTAGGGAACTTAAGAGAAATAAAGGGCAACGAGGATACCGTCATCAGCAAGCTCAAGAAAAAGCATTTCTTAGAAAAAATTCTCAGCCCAATAAAAAAATGACTCCTCAAATAGTTACCCGTATTGAAGAAAAAATCAAGTTGCAATGGAGCCCTATACAAATATCCGGATGGCTTAAAAGACATGGTAAAGAACATGTTAGTCATGAGACCATCTATAATCATATCTGGAAAGATAAACGACAGGGAGGACAGCTTTATAGAGAGCTCCGTCATCGAGGGAAAAAATATAACAAGCAGAGAAAGGGAGCTTCTGGAAGAGGGAACATGCCTGGTCGTATAGATATTAAGCAACGGCCTTGTATTGTAGAAAAAAAGACTCGTTTAGGAGACTGGGAACTAGATACAGTCATAGGGGCAGGACATAAAGGCGTAATTGTATCAATGGTAGAAAGAACTTCCAAGCTAACTAAGCTCGCCAAAGTTTCTCATAAAACTGCAGAGGAAGTAAGTCAAGCGTTAATTGAACAACTTAAACCTATCAAAGATTTTGTACACACATTAACAGCAGACAACGGAAAAGAATTTGCCTATCACCAAATGGTTAGTTTCGAGCTAGAGACAGACTTCTACTTTGCAATGCCCTACCATTCTTGGGAAAGAGGCTTAAATGAGCATACAAACGGACTAGTTAGGCAATATTTTCCTAAAACACAAAGCTTTTTAGATACGACTTCCAAGGATATAGAAAGGGTGGAAACTTTACTAAATAACAGACCTAGAAAGGCTCTCAACTTCGAAACTCCACTAGAAGTGTTTACGAGATTATCTACAAACATGCTATGCTCGGGTGCACAATAGATGTTTTTTCAAGTATTTATATGTTCTTTTTTGTGCACTTCAAGGTTGAAAGGGCCTATTAATAAAAGACTTGATTTCTTATTTTTAATTAAAGTATAAATAAGTTATAAAAAACTTTTAATTAAGATGATTATGAACCTATCTTGAATTGAATATAAATTTTCGCTATGATACCAGATCTTTTTATTTTTTAACTAAAGACAGATGACATGAGCAAGCAAGGATTAAATGAAGAACAGTTTAAAATACTCGAACCTCAAATGGAAAAATGGGTAAATCGTAACCATTATGGAAGAAAATTAGCGCCATGGAGACCTGTAGTGAATACTATTTTCTGGGTGCTTCGGACAGGAGCTCCTTGGAAAGATGCACCTAGAAACAAGGAGTTTTCTCATCCCTCAACAGCACACGCATGGCTTGGAAGAATGCAATCTGCTGGATTTTTAGATCAATTTTTAGAAGAGCTGCTTAAGCTTGCCGAACAACTGGAGTGTATTAATGAATATGACAAGTATAACAAATGTTATTACAATTCAATCAACTACGGTAGAACCTTTCCTAAACACAACCCCTGGAGCTTTCTGCAATAAGAAGTATAAATTTATCCGAGTTGCTGCAGAGCACATAAGTAAATTATGTCTAGCTCTTTTTTATCAAGTAATTTCTTCTTGCTGTAGGATTGTGCACTCTCCTGGTGCCCAGCATTATAAATGTCTGGCTCATTATTCGCTTCAAAAAGCAACAAATTTATTTATCTATATAAAATTTGGAAATGAAATCCTTGATTTCTCTTTGAATACCCCAAATAAAATCAAAGATTTCCGGGAGATTGACGAAATAAAGGCACTAAAAAATTTATATGGCGATACAATTATTAATCAAAGGATAAAAAAAGCACAAGATACTTGCGCCATAAGCAAACTTCGTAGATTAGAAATGGGAAAAGATGGATGCTGTGTAGGCATGAGCTATGATTTTATTTCTAGCTACCTTATGAATGTAAAATTAGCAAAGTCCCCATTAGAAGCTGTTTTCGGTCGTTACAAAGATGGAGCTCCAGATAAGGCTGTGCTTGAACAGATCTTCTATGATGCTAAGAATAAGCTTACCTTTGAAGAATATACAAATAAATACTTCAGTGAAATAGAAGAAGAGATCAAAAGTGAAATAAAAGAAGAGATCAAAAGAAAGTGGGAATCTTTGAAAAAAATGATAGCTAAAGAAAAAATTGCTGCATTAAAACAGATTGAGATAGATCTAGACATTCGGTTAAATAAAGCAGCAGAAGAAATATTATTAAAATACTGTTTAGAAGCAGAAAAGGATATAACAAGCTCTTATGGGCTTACCATAAATATAAATGAAAGTGCTGTTTATACATTCAAAAAAAGGAAAGAAGAACCTTCTTTTGAAAATTTTACAAAAAATTTAATAGCAGGAGTTTATCATATAGGAATTTTACCAGAGAAAGATACGGGACATGCAATGGTCTATATTAAAACAAAGGAAGGGAAACATATTATTTACGATCCTAATTTAGGAATTCTAGCAGTTGCTCCGTCTGTATCCGCAACAAAATTATACGAAATAGTAAAGAGTTATACAAAAGAAGAAAATTTCTATGTTACCTTTTTCCCATGTGAACCTATCTTGAATTGAATATAAATTTTTGTTAAGATGCATGGTTTTTTTATTATTTAACCAAAGAATAACATCTTCTTGCAAGATAGAGCAGTTTTTTCAAAAAAATCTAGTTATGCAATTCTTAATTTGAAATTAAACTAGTATAAATTTATACTTTTAAAATTTCATTGCCCTTATTCGGCTTTTTAAACCAGAGACCTTATAGGAGCTATGGTTTAATGTTTCCGTGAGTGTCTGCATAGAGGTAATCAAACACACTTCTTTTCTAGCGCGTGTAACTGCTGTGTAAAGAACTTCTCTGCCAAAGACAGAAGAGCCTGTTGGAAGCACAATCACAATTTCATCGCATTCACTGCCCTGGCTTTTATGCACAGAGAGGCAATAACCTGCTTCAAAAGCTGGTAGAGCTAAAGCGTCTATTTTGCGATACTCTTGTTTGTTTTGGCGATTATAAAAAATAGCATAATCGGTGGTTTTAAGTTGTTTATCGATTACAGAAGTGGTTTTTTGTCGAACTAGAATTCCAGAGTCTCCATTGTAGAGATCTTGATCTGGACTATTGCGTTGAATGAGAATGGGAAAAACCCATAGGTTTTGTAAAGGAGTGTTTTCAAAAGTTTTTTTTAGTAAAAATTGATTAAGAGCATCTACGCCAAGTGGACCTTGGCGCATACAAGAGAGCAGACGAAAGCAATCAATGTAAGGGATCAATTGCTGTGGATTAGGAGAGATGCTAAAACTATAAGGAGGGATTTTTTTCTGACAGAGATCCCAGATTTTTTCATGGGACAGCCCCTCGCTTAAGTCGATCCATTTGATCTTCTGTTCTTGTAGTAATTGTGTGGCTTTCTTTGTATCTGATCTACAAATAGACTGAGAGAATTCTAAAATAGCAGCAGAGTCTGAACGTAAGACTTTTTTTAGTTGTGTTAAGGGAATTTGTAAGAAAGGGGCTATTTCCACCAGATCTGCAAAAATGCTGCCTGATTCCACAGGGGGTAATTGATTTTGATCTCCAATGAGAATTACATGAGAATCTGTTCGTATGAGAGGGAACAATTTTGCAAATGAAGAAGCATCGATCATAGAGCTTTCATCGATTAAAATGACATCTGCAAGTAAAGGAGTGTTTTGTTTTTGAGCTTTATGAAAAATGGCGTGTAGGGTACCAGATTGCCAAGATAGGGAAGGCAGGATTTTTTGTAGGCTATTTTCTAGCTGGGCAACGGCTTTACCCGTGGGGGCTGTAAGTAGAATACGACTCTCTTTCTGCATACACGCCTGTAAGATAATTTGCGCTGCTGTAAATGTTTTTCCTGTTCCTGGCCCTCCGGTAATTAGAGAAAAGGAATGGGTAAGAGCTAAGAGAACTGCTTGTTTCTGCTCGGAGTTTAATCCATTGGTTAATTGTTTAGGGGCTTCATAAAGGGATTTTTTGTTTTCTAATAAGTTAAGTAAAGAAGAAAGAATTTGATTTTCTTGTATTCGATACTTCTGTAAGTAGAGAAGATTCTTATCTAGGCAGATTAATTTATCCATCTCTTGTGCATTTCGATCAATAAGTGTATCTGGAAGAGTGGTTAAAGCAGAAGAAATGAGTTCATGAGGTATATCTA
This is a stretch of genomic DNA from Candidatus Rhabdochlamydia oedothoracis. It encodes these proteins:
- a CDS encoding IS30 family transposase; protein product: MIFNNQTQGETLPKGYHHLTYDQRCQIYILKARGDTSSSIANILKVHHSTISRELKRNKGQRGYRHQQAQEKAFLRKNSQPNKKMTPQIVTRIEEKIKLQWSPIQISGWLKRHGKEHVSHETIYNHIWKDKRQGGQLYRELRHRGKKYNKQRKGASGRGNMPGRIDIKQRPCIVEKKTRLGDWELDTVIGAGHKGVIVSMVERTSKLTKLAKVSHKTAEEVSQALIEQLKPIKDFVHTLTADNGKEFAYHQMVSFELETDFYFATPYHSWERGLNEHTNGLVRQYFPKTQSFLDTTSKDIERVETLLNNRPRKALNFETPLEVFTRLSTNMLCSGAQ
- a CDS encoding DCC1-like thiol-disulfide oxidoreductase family protein, which codes for MQTPFVFSPIEGKTFCHLVQTKNIKTTPDSIMVYEKKQDRIYFKTEAILYILHSLGKGWKCLAYLIRCIPLCITNAFYDFIAKIRGKIFKKPKTACPVLPENLRKFFRE
- a CDS encoding transposase, with the protein product MGAVGAKRFSSAVMKQIEKQEEVIILIITSLLSTFDKIVEQVEKLDKEMLKLVSQDKEVKQLMTIPGIGPVTALTYKTEIFDSAKTEIFDSARFKASKSVGAYLGMTPKQYASGEVQRQGRISKCGSNELRSLLVEAGMVMLTRSKKWSKVKAWGLKIMRKKGMKKAALAVGRKLSVIMHKMLIVAPHFFCSLMSGFEILKKSLYIGEFNLLRLRSNPFFVCNYGMSNMLNKVHSLKNFLKFSGRTGQAVFGFLKILPLILAIKS
- a CDS encoding IS630 family transposase is translated as MKKLIPSQRADLEHKLKHPKDYSERNRLCVILGYDEGISTKNLAKTLRISPITVQKYLREYDSENKTGSSPRGGSKSKLSQDQKESLLKHLQEKTYLKVKGIIAYVHEQYGIKYSRSGMTDWLIQHGFVYKRPKKIPGKLDPEKQRIFIEQYRALKETLNPDEEIYFIDAVHPEHQSQAVCGWIKKGVQKTLQTSGKQLRLHFAGALCLTGMKIFTEEYKTVDADAMLDFFKKLEKQTEARIIHVILDNARSNKNKKLEELLIPL
- a CDS encoding IS5 family transposase (programmed frameshift) — encoded protein: MTRSYPSDISRKQFSKIHLILESTRKKTRPRRVDLYDIFCGILYILKSGCQWRMLPIEYPKWELCYYYFHLWNKKDDKNSKSILEIVLKKLVGEVRKSSGRKEKTSFVIIDAQSVKNTDTAEKKGYDAGKKISGIKRHIAVDTQGLPHAIHITTANITDRNGCIEAFSLHKNHLFGVKNVLADGGYSGEKFAKSVQKILGCIVQIAKRNTLHTFTVIPKRWVVERSFAWIEKCRMLWKNCERKLHTSLNMVVLAFIALLLKRF
- a CDS encoding IS110 family transposase; translation: MKCYIGLDVSMKRTFICVLNEQGKIVHEGSEKTDPYLLADYFSKRDFQEILVGFESGSLSHYLVTGFRERAIDPICMDARKLRPILALKINKTDKNDARGIAEALRSDLYTRVHC
- a CDS encoding IS30 family transposase, with protein sequence MIFNNQTQGETLPKGYHHLTYDQRCQIYILKARGDTSSSIANILKVHHSTISRELKRNKGQRGYRHQQAQEKAFLRKNSQPNKKMTPQIVTRIEEKIKLQWSPIQISGWLKRHGKEHVSHETIYNHIWKDKRQGGQLYRELRHRGKKYNKQRKGASGRGNMPGRIDIKQRPCIVEKKTRLGDWELDTVIGAGHKGVIVSMVERTSKLTKLAKVSHKTAEEVSQALIEQLKPIKDFVHTLTADNGKEFAYHQMVSFELETDFYFAMPYHSWERGLNEHTNGLVRQYFPKTQSFLDTTSKDIERVETLLNNRPRKALNFETPLEVFTRLSTNMLCSGAQ
- a CDS encoding transposase, with the translated sequence MSKQGLNEEQFKILEPQMEKWVNRNHYGRKLAPWRPVVNTIFWVLRTGAPWKDAPRNKEFSHPSTAHAWLGRMQSAGFLDQFLEELLKLAEQLECINEYDKYNKCYYNSINYGRTFPKHNPWSFLQ
- the recD gene encoding exodeoxyribonuclease V subunit alpha, with amino-acid sequence MLPSKNHFSHWPLLKSLLEQGIFCYLDLYFAKKMLPFGPENQALLLAILFSISRQGHLSLHLENTSLQKQLRAIGLVDIPHELISSALTTLPDTLIDRNAQEMDKLICLDKNLLYLQKYRIQENQILSSLLNLLENKKSLYEAPKQLTNGLNSEQKQAVLLALTHSFSLITGGPGTGKTFTAAQIILQACMQKESRILLTAPTGKAVAQLENSLQKILPSLSWQSGTLHAIFHKAQKQNTPLLADVILIDESSMIDASSFAKLFPLIRTDSHVILIGDQNQLPPVESGSIFADLVEIAPFLQIPLTQLKKVLRSDSAAILEFSQSICRSDTKKATQLLQEQKIKWIDLSEGLSHEKIWDLCQKKIPPYSFSISPNPQQLIPYIDCFRLLSCMRQGPLGVDALNQFLLKKTFENTPLQNLWVFPILIQRNSPDQDLYNGDSGILVRQKTTSVIDKQLKTTDYAIFYNRQNKQEYRKIDALALPAFEAGYCLSVHKSQGSECDEIVIVLPTGSSVFGREVLYTAVTRARKEVCLITSMQTLTETLNHSSYKVSGLKSRIRAMKF